CTTTCGAATGGTACATGGTCTGCATTTAATCCGGAAACTATCCGTTTGATGATTGGAATGTTTGATCGTGAAAATAGAGGGACTGTGTCCTTTCAAGATTTTGGAGCTTTGTGGAAGTATGTGACGGATTGGCAAAACTGTTTTCGTTCCTTTGATCGAGACAACTCTGGAAACATTGAcaaaactgaactgaaaacAGCACTGACATCATTTGGTTATCGTTTATCTGACCATCTAATCGACGTTTTACTTCGAAAATTTGATCGCTTTGGACGTGGTACAATCctttttgatgattttattCAATGTTGTATTGTACTATACGTAAGTATGACTGATATtacaatgaaaaaatattgcTCTCTCGTAGAATAAGGGTATAATCGGTTTGTTGAAA
The Drosophila yakuba strain Tai18E2 unplaced genomic scaffold, Prin_Dyak_Tai18E2_2.1 Segkk4_quiver_pilon_scaf, whole genome shotgun sequence genome window above contains:
- the LOC26536296 gene encoding programmed cell death protein 6 isoform X1 → MAYNYSGMPDQQFLWDVFQRVDKDSSGHISADELQVALSNGTWSAFNPETIRLMIGMFDRENRGTVSFQDFGALWKYVTDWQNCFRSFDRDNSGNIDKTELKTALTSFGYRLSDHLIDVLLRKFDRFGRGTILFDDFIQCCIVLYLSPDQTSSDVLSYIKDKTTEMQIMLYSSSPTICYSLLEKEGGTSTLTVFGDVNNCVPPARH
- the LOC26536296 gene encoding programmed cell death protein 6 isoform X2 yields the protein MFFKDELQVALSNGTWSAFNPETIRLMIGMFDRENRGTVSFQDFGALWKYVTDWQNCFRSFDRDNSGNIDKTELKTALTSFGYRLSDHLIDVLLRKFDRFGRGTILFDDFIQCCIVLYLSPDQTSSDVLSYIKDKTTEMQIMLYSSSPTICYSLLEKEGGTSTLTVFGDVNNCVPPARH
- the LOC26536296 gene encoding programmed cell death protein 6 isoform X3 encodes the protein MAYNYSGMPDQQFLWDVFQRVDKDSSGHISADELQVALSNGTWSAFNPETIRLMIGMFDRENRGTVSFQDFGALWKYVTDWQNCFRSFDRDNSGNIDKTELKTALTSFGYRLSDHLIDVLLRKFDRFGRGTILFDDFIQCCIVLYTLTTAFRQHDTDMDGIITIHYEQFLSMVFSLKI